The Streptomyces sp. HUAS CB01 genome has a segment encoding these proteins:
- the whiG gene encoding RNA polymerase sigma factor WhiG — MPQHTSGSDHAAVPPAARGSVRPPAPSSLEELWRSYKATGDDRLREQLILHYSPLVKYVAGRVSVGLPSNVEQADFVSSGVFGLIDAIEKFDIERSIKFETYAITRIRGAMIDELRALDWIPRSVRQKARNVERAYATLEAQLRRTPSESEVAAEMGISLEELHSVFSQLSLANVVALEELLHVGGEGGDRLSLMDTLEDTAADNPVEVAEDRELRRLLARAINTLPDREKTVVTLYYYEGLTLAEIGNVLGVTESRVSQIHTKSVLQLRAKLADVAR; from the coding sequence ATGCCCCAGCACACCTCCGGGTCTGACCACGCGGCAGTTCCCCCCGCTGCCCGTGGTTCCGTGCGGCCGCCCGCGCCGTCGTCGCTCGAAGAGCTGTGGCGGTCGTACAAGGCCACCGGCGACGACCGGTTGCGGGAGCAGCTGATCCTGCACTACTCACCACTGGTGAAGTACGTCGCGGGCCGGGTGAGCGTAGGACTCCCGTCCAACGTCGAGCAGGCGGACTTCGTCTCCTCCGGGGTCTTCGGACTCATCGACGCCATCGAGAAGTTCGACATCGAGCGGTCGATCAAGTTCGAGACGTACGCGATCACGCGCATCCGGGGTGCCATGATCGACGAGTTGCGGGCGCTCGACTGGATCCCGCGCTCCGTGCGGCAGAAGGCCCGCAACGTCGAGCGCGCGTACGCCACGCTGGAGGCACAGCTGCGGCGCACACCCTCCGAGAGCGAGGTCGCCGCGGAGATGGGTATCTCGCTCGAGGAACTGCACTCCGTCTTCAGCCAGTTGTCCCTGGCGAACGTCGTCGCCCTGGAGGAGCTGCTCCACGTCGGGGGCGAGGGCGGCGACCGGCTCAGCCTCATGGACACCCTGGAGGACACCGCCGCGGACAACCCGGTGGAGGTGGCCGAGGACCGCGAGCTGAGGCGCCTCCTCGCCCGCGCCATCAACACACTCCCCGACCGGGAGAAGACCGTCGTCACGCTCTACTACTACGAGGGCCTGACTCTGGCGGAGATCGGCAATGTCCTGGGCGTCACCGAGAGCCGGGTCAGCCAGATCCACACCAAGTCCGTGCTGCAGCTCAGGGCGAAGCTGGCCGACGTCGCACGGTGA
- a CDS encoding TetR/AcrR family transcriptional regulator: MAEHRTMQRAALLDAARSLLSEGGTEALTFPALAERTGLARSSVYEYFRSRAAVVEELCAVDFPVWAAEVGAAMAGSDTPEGKVEAYVRRQLELVGDRRHRAVVAISASELDDGAREKIRAAHGGLIAMIVEALGELGHRQPRLAAMLLQGVVDAAVRRIELGAAEDPSSIAEAAVSMALRGVLGD; encoded by the coding sequence GTGGCCGAGCACAGGACGATGCAGCGCGCCGCCCTGCTGGACGCCGCGCGTTCCCTGCTGTCCGAAGGCGGGACGGAGGCGCTGACCTTCCCCGCCCTCGCCGAGCGCACGGGCCTGGCCAGATCCTCCGTGTACGAGTACTTCCGCTCCCGCGCCGCGGTGGTCGAGGAGCTGTGCGCCGTCGACTTCCCGGTCTGGGCGGCGGAGGTCGGGGCCGCCATGGCGGGCTCGGACACCCCCGAGGGCAAGGTCGAGGCGTATGTGCGCCGTCAGCTGGAACTCGTCGGCGACCGGCGTCACCGGGCGGTCGTCGCGATCTCCGCGAGCGAGCTTGACGACGGCGCCCGGGAGAAGATCCGTGCCGCGCACGGCGGGCTGATCGCCATGATCGTGGAGGCGCTCGGGGAGCTGGGCCACCGGCAGCCCCGCCTCGCGGCGATGCTCCTTCAGGGGGTCGTGGACGCGGCGGTGCGCCGTATCGAGCTGGGCGCCGCCGAGGACCCGTCCTCCATCGCCGAGGCCGCGGTGTCGATGGCGCTGCGCGGAGTCCTGGGCGACTGA
- the rpsB gene encoding 30S ribosomal protein S2: MAVVTMRELLESGVHFGHQTRRWNPKMKRFIFTERNGIYIIDLLQSLSYIDRAYEFVKETVAHGGSIMFVGTKKQAQEAIAEQATRVGMPYVNQRWLGGMLTNFSTVYKRLQRLKELEAIDFEDVAASGLTKKELLVLSREKAKLEKTLGGIREMQKVPSAVWIVDTKKEHIAVGEARKLHIPVVAILDTNCDPDEVDYKIPGNDDAIRSVTLLTRVIADAVAEGLIARSGVATGDSKPGDKAAGEPLAEWERDLLEGEKKADETPAAEAEKPAEAAAEAPAADAADAPAADADKA, encoded by the coding sequence ATGGCCGTCGTCACGATGCGGGAGCTGCTGGAGAGCGGCGTCCACTTCGGTCACCAGACCCGTCGCTGGAACCCGAAGATGAAGCGCTTCATCTTCACCGAGCGCAACGGCATCTACATCATCGACCTGCTCCAGTCGCTGTCGTACATCGACCGCGCCTACGAGTTCGTCAAGGAGACCGTCGCGCACGGCGGCTCCATCATGTTCGTCGGCACGAAGAAGCAGGCCCAGGAGGCGATCGCCGAGCAGGCGACCCGCGTCGGCATGCCCTACGTCAACCAGCGCTGGCTCGGCGGCATGCTCACCAACTTCTCCACCGTCTACAAGCGCCTTCAGCGTCTGAAGGAGCTCGAGGCGATCGACTTCGAGGATGTGGCCGCCTCCGGTCTCACCAAGAAGGAGCTCCTGGTCCTCTCCCGCGAGAAGGCCAAGCTGGAGAAGACCCTCGGTGGCATCCGCGAGATGCAGAAGGTGCCGAGCGCCGTCTGGATCGTCGACACCAAGAAGGAGCACATCGCCGTCGGTGAGGCGCGCAAGCTCCACATCCCGGTCGTCGCGATCCTCGACACCAACTGCGACCCGGACGAGGTCGACTACAAGATCCCGGGCAACGACGACGCGATCCGCTCCGTCACCCTGCTCACCCGCGTGATCGCCGACGCCGTCGCCGAGGGCCTCATCGCCCGTTCCGGCGTCGCGACCGGCGACTCGAAGCCGGGCGACAAGGCCGCCGGCGAGCCGCTGGCCGAGTGGGAGCGCGACCTGCTCGAGGGCGAGAAGAAGGCCGACGAGACCCCGGCCGCCGAGGCCGAGAAGCCGGCCGAGGCCGCTGCCGAGGCTCCGGCCGCGGACGCTGCCGACGCTCCGGCCGCGGACGCCGACAAGGCCTGA
- the tsf gene encoding translation elongation factor Ts: MANYTAADVKKLRELTGAGMMDCKKALDEADGNVDKAVEALRIKGQKGVAKREGRSAENGAVVSLIADDNTSGVIVELKCETDFVAKGDKFQAVANALAAHVAATGPADIEALLASEIEPGKTVQAYVDEANANLGEKIVLDRFAQFSGAYVAAYMHRTMPDLPPQIGVLVELDKPNAEVAKGVAQHIAAFAPKYLSREDVPAEVVESERRVAEETTRAEGKPEAALPKIVEGRLNGFFKDATLLGQPYALDNKKSVQQILDEAGVALKRFSRIKVGI; encoded by the coding sequence ATGGCGAACTACACCGCCGCTGACGTTAAGAAGCTCCGCGAGCTCACCGGCGCGGGCATGATGGACTGCAAGAAGGCGCTCGACGAGGCCGACGGCAACGTCGACAAGGCCGTCGAGGCCCTGCGCATCAAGGGCCAGAAGGGCGTCGCCAAGCGCGAGGGCCGTTCCGCCGAGAACGGCGCCGTCGTCTCCCTCATCGCCGACGACAACACCTCCGGTGTCATCGTCGAGCTGAAGTGCGAGACGGACTTCGTCGCCAAGGGCGACAAGTTCCAGGCCGTCGCCAACGCGCTCGCCGCCCACGTCGCCGCCACCGGTCCGGCCGACATCGAGGCCCTGCTCGCCTCCGAGATCGAGCCCGGCAAGACCGTGCAGGCGTACGTCGACGAGGCCAACGCCAACCTCGGCGAGAAGATCGTCCTGGACCGCTTCGCGCAGTTCTCCGGTGCCTACGTGGCCGCGTACATGCACCGCACGATGCCCGACCTGCCCCCGCAGATCGGTGTCCTCGTCGAGCTCGACAAGCCGAACGCCGAGGTCGCCAAGGGCGTCGCCCAGCACATCGCCGCCTTCGCGCCGAAGTACCTGTCCCGCGAGGACGTCCCGGCCGAGGTCGTCGAGTCCGAGCGCCGCGTCGCCGAGGAGACCACCCGCGCCGAGGGCAAGCCCGAGGCCGCCCTGCCGAAGATCGTCGAGGGTCGCCTCAACGGCTTCTTCAAGGACGCCACCCTCCTGGGCCAGCCGTACGCGCTGGACAACAAGAAGTCCGTCCAGCAGATCCTGGACGAGGCCGGTGTCGCCCTGAAGCGCTTCTCGCGCATCAAGGTCGGCATCTGA
- the pyrH gene encoding UMP kinase, which translates to MNKGADANPAADDKSDHTANKAGRFMLKLSGEAFSGGTGLGVDPDVVHAIAREIAAVVRDGAEIAVVIGGGNFFRGAELQVRGMDRARSDYMGMLGTVMNCLALQDFLEKEGIDSRVQTAITMGQVAEPYIPLRAVRHLEKGRVVIFGAGMGMPYFSTDTTAAQRALEIDAEALLMGKNGVDGVYDSDPKTNPDAVKFDALEYGEVLARDLKVADATAITLCRDNSLPILVFELLAAGNIARAVRGEKIGTLVSDQGTRA; encoded by the coding sequence ATGAACAAGGGCGCGGACGCCAATCCGGCTGCCGACGACAAGAGCGACCACACCGCCAACAAAGCCGGCCGCTTCATGCTGAAGCTGTCCGGGGAAGCCTTCTCCGGCGGCACCGGCCTGGGCGTCGACCCCGACGTCGTACACGCCATCGCACGGGAGATCGCCGCGGTCGTCCGTGACGGCGCAGAGATCGCGGTGGTCATCGGCGGCGGCAACTTCTTCCGTGGAGCCGAGCTCCAGGTGCGCGGCATGGACCGGGCGCGCTCCGACTACATGGGCATGCTCGGCACGGTCATGAACTGCCTCGCCCTCCAGGACTTCCTGGAGAAGGAGGGGATCGACTCCCGCGTCCAGACCGCCATCACCATGGGCCAGGTCGCGGAGCCCTACATTCCGCTGCGGGCGGTGCGCCACCTCGAGAAGGGGCGCGTCGTGATCTTCGGCGCCGGTATGGGGATGCCGTACTTCTCCACCGACACCACCGCGGCCCAGCGTGCCCTGGAGATCGACGCCGAGGCCCTGCTCATGGGCAAGAACGGTGTCGACGGCGTCTACGACTCCGACCCCAAGACCAACCCGGACGCGGTGAAGTTCGACGCGCTGGAGTACGGCGAGGTGCTCGCCCGCGACCTGAAGGTCGCCGACGCCACCGCGATCACCCTCTGCCGCGACAACTCCCTGCCGATCCTCGTCTTCGAACTGCTCGCCGCGGGCAATATCGCGCGGGCGGTCCGGGGTGAGAAGATCGGCACGCTCGTGAGCGACCAGGGCACCCGGGCCTGA
- the frr gene encoding ribosome recycling factor, with product MIEETLLEAEEKMEKAVVVAKEDFAAIRTGRAHPAMFNKIVADYYGALTPINQLASFSVPEPRMAVVTPFDKSALRNIEQAIRDSDLGVNPSNDGNIIRVVFPELTEERRREFIKVAKGKAEDSRISIRSVRRKAKEAIDKLIKDGEVGEDEGRRAEKELDDTTAKHVAQVDELLKHKEAELLEV from the coding sequence GTGATCGAAGAGACCCTCCTCGAGGCCGAGGAGAAGATGGAGAAGGCCGTCGTGGTCGCCAAGGAGGACTTCGCCGCGATCCGCACCGGGCGTGCGCACCCGGCGATGTTCAACAAGATCGTGGCCGACTACTACGGTGCGCTGACACCGATCAACCAGCTGGCCTCGTTCTCGGTGCCGGAGCCGCGCATGGCCGTGGTGACCCCGTTCGACAAGAGCGCGCTGCGCAACATCGAGCAGGCGATCCGCGACTCCGACCTGGGCGTCAACCCCAGCAACGACGGAAACATCATCCGGGTGGTGTTCCCCGAGCTCACCGAGGAGCGGCGCCGCGAGTTCATCAAGGTCGCCAAGGGCAAGGCCGAGGACTCCCGGATCTCGATCCGCTCCGTGCGCCGCAAGGCCAAGGAGGCCATCGACAAGCTGATCAAGGACGGCGAGGTCGGCGAGGACGAGGGCCGTCGTGCGGAGAAGGAGCTCGACGACACCACCGCGAAGCACGTCGCGCAGGTGGACGAGCTGCTCAAGCACAAGGAAGCCGAGCTGCTCGAGGTCTGA
- a CDS encoding phosphatidate cytidylyltransferase gives MNDSSWGAPTSAGYWGPPDQGAAPAGPAYDELDAQQTRPMPIVPDDPDAGRDAADREDRDRGAARLSGPPVRDEMPQEPMPTPPPPAASQPSEPQPPQKKRAGRDLRAAIGVGVGLGAVIVAALFFVKAVFVGVIAVAVVVGLWELTSRLQERKGIKAPLVPLAVGGAAMVVAGYVRGAEGAWVATALTGLAVLVWRMTEPPEGYLKDVTAGLFATFYVPFLATFVAMMLTAEDGPQRVFTFLLLTVVSDTGAYAIGWRFGKHKLAPRISPGKTREGLFGAVAFGMAAGALCMPLLIDGGAWWQGLLVGLAVAISATLGDLGESMIKRDLGIKDMGTLLPGHGGIMDRLDSLLPTAPVVWLLFVVFVGAG, from the coding sequence ATGAACGACTCTTCCTGGGGGGCCCCGACGAGTGCCGGCTACTGGGGCCCGCCCGACCAGGGGGCTGCCCCGGCGGGTCCCGCATACGATGAGCTTGACGCCCAGCAGACTCGGCCCATGCCCATCGTGCCGGACGATCCCGACGCAGGTAGAGACGCCGCAGACCGCGAAGACCGTGACCGGGGGGCCGCTCGGCTGAGTGGCCCCCCGGTCCGCGACGAGATGCCGCAGGAGCCCATGCCCACCCCTCCGCCGCCTGCGGCCTCCCAGCCGTCGGAGCCGCAGCCGCCGCAGAAGAAGCGCGCAGGCCGCGATCTTCGTGCTGCCATAGGGGTCGGCGTCGGGCTCGGTGCGGTGATCGTCGCGGCGCTGTTCTTCGTCAAGGCCGTCTTCGTCGGTGTGATCGCCGTCGCCGTCGTCGTCGGTCTGTGGGAGCTCACCTCCCGTCTCCAGGAACGCAAGGGCATCAAGGCGCCCCTGGTGCCGCTCGCGGTGGGCGGCGCGGCGATGGTCGTGGCCGGCTACGTGCGGGGTGCCGAGGGTGCCTGGGTCGCCACCGCTCTCACCGGCCTGGCGGTGCTGGTCTGGCGGATGACCGAACCGCCCGAGGGCTACCTCAAGGACGTCACGGCCGGGCTCTTCGCCACGTTCTACGTGCCGTTCCTGGCCACGTTCGTCGCGATGATGCTCACCGCGGAGGACGGCCCGCAGCGGGTGTTCACCTTCCTCCTGCTGACGGTCGTGAGCGACACCGGCGCGTACGCGATCGGCTGGCGCTTCGGCAAGCACAAGCTCGCGCCGCGGATCAGTCCCGGGAAGACCCGTGAAGGACTGTTCGGGGCCGTGGCGTTCGGCATGGCGGCGGGCGCCCTCTGCATGCCGCTGCTGATCGACGGCGGTGCCTGGTGGCAGGGCCTTCTCGTCGGTCTGGCGGTCGCGATAAGCGCGACCCTGGGCGATCTCGGCGAGTCGATGATCAAGCGGGACCTCGGCATCAAGGACATGGGCACCCTGCTGCCGGGCCATGGGGGCATCATGGACCGGCTGGACTCGCTGCTGCCCACGGCGCCGGTGGTGTGGCTGCTGTTCGTGGTGTTCGTCGGCGCGGGCTGA
- a CDS encoding GOLPH3/VPS74 family protein: protein MRVTLAEEITLLSLDDESGVAKERQAAGWAVAGGILLELVLAGRVSVEDGRLEVTDASPTGTALLDGRLKQLASWAKDGRRRRVADWLTKDQPKAVAATIESLCARGLVTEERHRTLGVFPVRRYPEADGSVERELRARLTSVVVGGADPDDRTSGLVALLHGAGLHRPAFPDVPGKQVEPRMAKIADGHWAGSGVRDAIRTMQAAMTAITTAVVVTTVM, encoded by the coding sequence ATGCGCGTCACGCTGGCCGAGGAGATCACGTTGCTGTCGCTGGACGACGAGTCCGGTGTGGCCAAGGAACGCCAGGCGGCGGGCTGGGCGGTGGCCGGCGGGATCCTGCTGGAGCTCGTGCTGGCGGGACGTGTCTCCGTCGAGGACGGCCGCCTGGAGGTGACCGACGCGTCGCCCACCGGAACCGCGCTGCTCGACGGGCGGCTGAAGCAGCTCGCCTCGTGGGCGAAGGACGGGCGCAGGCGCAGGGTGGCCGACTGGCTGACCAAGGACCAGCCGAAGGCCGTGGCCGCGACGATCGAGAGCCTGTGCGCCCGCGGCCTGGTCACCGAGGAACGGCACCGGACTCTCGGCGTCTTCCCCGTACGCCGCTACCCGGAGGCCGACGGTTCGGTCGAGCGGGAGCTGCGGGCCCGGCTGACGTCGGTGGTCGTGGGCGGCGCCGACCCGGACGACCGCACCTCCGGGCTGGTCGCACTGCTGCACGGCGCGGGACTGCACCGGCCCGCCTTCCCCGATGTGCCCGGGAAGCAGGTGGAACCCCGGATGGCGAAGATCGCCGACGGCCACTGGGCGGGTTCCGGTGTCCGCGACGCCATCCGCACCATGCAGGCGGCCATGACGGCGATCACGACGGCCGTGGTCGTGACCACGGTGATGTGA
- a CDS encoding DUF6932 family protein yields the protein MILEWGDSGFLVPGRYRLDPEQAEQQLVHDPRFAGSETRQSLWGGLEAYLSRFFDLEDRHREAIGDGSLIHAIWLGGSYVSTKLNPQNIDLTVLIDEDAVAAMRGLDGTRWLASAFNRKARLAELGVSPLRVGYRPIVSVFRSERLDPAEQAYLRERGAWDDWWQRCRPNGVDKSEPTLHSAAPRRGYVEVTL from the coding sequence GTGATTCTCGAGTGGGGCGATAGCGGATTTCTCGTGCCCGGCAGGTACCGACTGGATCCGGAGCAAGCCGAGCAGCAGCTAGTCCATGATCCGCGATTCGCTGGCTCGGAGACCCGTCAGTCGTTATGGGGTGGCCTGGAGGCCTACCTCAGTCGCTTTTTTGATCTTGAGGATCGGCATCGTGAGGCGATCGGAGACGGTTCCCTCATCCATGCAATCTGGTTGGGCGGCAGTTACGTCAGCACCAAGCTGAACCCGCAGAACATAGATCTCACGGTCTTGATCGACGAGGATGCTGTGGCTGCTATGCGAGGCCTGGACGGGACTAGGTGGCTCGCGTCAGCCTTCAACCGGAAGGCACGCCTGGCTGAGCTCGGGGTCTCGCCACTGAGGGTCGGGTATCGCCCGATAGTGTCTGTCTTCCGCTCGGAGCGGCTTGATCCTGCGGAACAGGCGTACCTTCGGGAGCGCGGAGCCTGGGACGACTGGTGGCAGCGTTGTCGGCCCAATGGGGTAGACAAGAGTGAGCCGACGCTACACAGTGCGGCCCCCCGACGCGGCTACGTGGAGGTGACGTTGTGA
- a CDS encoding DUF6928 family protein, giving the protein MGAKTGLLVYADGDAPEALRVVGAADLDRTVAMMRRLHPGRQIEKCKGSTLWDGVYPPEGMTYAASWPGVDVIGDQRVMIDAPSQLPEHLVAASAGRRLVLHAMHSVVDWLAFAVWEDGRLVRSLSLSPDSGIIENIGEPLPFELPYWAGDRPADVIPWPDEDEETYPLPFHPLELGEDALRALCGFVQEGRPEPDDVDADTIRLHGFHLRDPHGPDLEEQEAQLRRAVEAMGPPRGYTFGPDGSLIERDGL; this is encoded by the coding sequence GTGGGAGCCAAGACGGGACTGCTGGTGTACGCCGACGGCGATGCGCCGGAGGCGCTGCGAGTAGTGGGGGCAGCGGATCTTGACCGGACCGTCGCGATGATGCGGCGGCTCCACCCAGGCCGGCAGATCGAGAAGTGCAAGGGCTCGACGCTGTGGGACGGCGTGTACCCCCCGGAGGGGATGACGTACGCGGCCAGCTGGCCCGGCGTGGACGTCATCGGTGATCAGAGGGTGATGATCGATGCCCCCTCCCAGCTTCCCGAACACCTCGTGGCGGCAAGCGCCGGCCGACGGCTCGTCCTGCACGCCATGCACAGCGTCGTCGACTGGCTGGCATTCGCCGTCTGGGAGGACGGGCGTCTCGTCCGCTCCCTGAGCCTGTCTCCGGACAGCGGCATCATCGAGAACATCGGCGAACCACTCCCCTTCGAGCTGCCCTACTGGGCCGGAGACCGCCCGGCCGACGTCATCCCCTGGCCGGACGAGGACGAAGAGACGTACCCGCTGCCGTTCCATCCCTTGGAGCTGGGCGAAGACGCACTGCGAGCGCTGTGCGGCTTCGTCCAGGAGGGCCGCCCCGAGCCGGACGACGTCGACGCGGACACCATCCGACTACACGGCTTCCATCTGCGGGACCCGCACGGCCCCGACCTTGAGGAGCAGGAAGCGCAGCTGCGAAGGGCCGTGGAAGCTATGGGACCGCCACGCGGGTACACGTTCGGCCCCGACGGCTCGCTGATCGAACGCGACGGCCTATAG
- the rlmN gene encoding 23S rRNA (adenine(2503)-C(2))-methyltransferase RlmN: MPKPGELTFVAPRGAKKPPRHLADLTPAERKDAVAAIGEKPFRAKQLSQHYFARYAHDPEQWTDIPAAARERLASELLPDLMSVVRHVSCDDDTTRKTLWRLHDGTLVESVLMRYPDRVTMCISSQAGCGMNCPFCATGQAGLDRNLSTAEIVHQIVDGMRALRDGEVPGGPARLSNIVFMGMGEPLANYNRVVGAVRRLTDPEPDGLGLSQRGITVSTVGLVPAMLRFADEGFKCRLAVSLHAPDDELRDTLVPVNTRWKVREVLDAAWEYAEKSGRRISIEYALIRDINDQAWRGDLLGRLLKGKRVHVNLIPLNPTPGSKWTASRPEDEKAFIEAIAAHGVPVTVRDTRGQEIDGACGQLAASER, encoded by the coding sequence ATGCCTAAGCCCGGAGAACTCACTTTCGTCGCCCCCCGCGGAGCCAAGAAGCCCCCGCGGCACCTCGCCGACCTCACGCCCGCCGAGCGGAAGGACGCCGTCGCCGCCATCGGCGAGAAGCCGTTCCGGGCGAAGCAGCTGTCGCAGCACTACTTCGCGCGCTACGCGCACGACCCGGAGCAGTGGACCGACATCCCCGCCGCCGCCCGCGAGCGGCTCGCGTCGGAGCTGCTGCCCGATCTGATGTCCGTCGTCCGGCACGTCTCCTGCGACGACGACACCACCCGCAAGACGCTGTGGCGGCTCCACGACGGCACGCTCGTCGAGTCGGTCCTGATGCGCTACCCGGACCGGGTGACGATGTGCATCTCCTCGCAGGCCGGCTGCGGGATGAACTGCCCGTTCTGCGCAACGGGCCAGGCCGGTCTCGACCGCAACCTGTCCACCGCCGAGATCGTGCACCAGATCGTGGACGGCATGCGGGCCCTGCGCGACGGTGAGGTGCCGGGAGGTCCCGCCCGGCTGTCCAACATCGTGTTCATGGGCATGGGCGAGCCGCTGGCCAACTACAACCGTGTGGTCGGCGCCGTCCGCCGGCTCACCGATCCCGAGCCCGACGGCCTCGGCCTGTCGCAGCGAGGGATCACCGTCTCCACCGTCGGCCTCGTGCCGGCGATGCTGCGTTTCGCCGACGAGGGCTTCAAGTGCCGCCTCGCCGTCTCCCTGCACGCTCCGGACGACGAGCTCCGCGACACCCTCGTGCCCGTCAACACGCGCTGGAAGGTGCGGGAGGTCCTGGACGCGGCCTGGGAGTACGCGGAGAAGTCCGGCCGCCGCATCTCGATCGAGTACGCCCTGATCCGGGACATCAACGACCAGGCGTGGCGCGGTGACCTGCTCGGGCGCCTCCTCAAGGGCAAGCGGGTGCACGTCAACCTGATCCCGCTGAACCCCACCCCGGGGTCCAAGTGGACGGCATCCCGGCCCGAGGACGAGAAGGCCTTCATCGAGGCCATCGCCGCCCACGGCGTCCCGGTCACCGTCCGGGACACCCGCGGCCAGGAGATCGACGGGGCCTGCGGCCAGCTCGCCGCCTCCGAGCGCTGA
- a CDS encoding thiamine ABC transporter substrate-binding protein produces the protein MSTTKKITVTALAAALGVSTLAACGGTSGDDSAGADGSGSKTVTLVSHDSFNASPAVLKQFTEQTGYTVKVLKSGDAVEALNKEILTKGSPQGDVFFGVDNTTLSRALDNDLFTPYEAKGLERVPEAVRLDKDKHRVTPVDSGDICVNYDKKYFADKKLAPPQTFDDLADPAYRNLLVVENAERSSPGLGFLLGTAAAYGDKGWQDYWKKLRANGVKVVDSWEIAYNQEFSGSAGGRAAKGDRPLVVSYASSPPVEVLYAKPQPKVAPTGVSTGTCFRQTEAAGLLKGARNEAGGKALLDFLISRPFQEDMPLNMFVNPVAEDAKLPPLFTEFGEVIAEPRTLAPEKIAENRDQWIQSWSSLVLK, from the coding sequence GTGAGCACCACCAAGAAGATCACCGTCACCGCGCTGGCCGCGGCCCTCGGCGTGAGTACGCTCGCGGCGTGCGGCGGGACGTCCGGTGACGACTCCGCCGGAGCGGACGGCAGCGGCTCCAAGACCGTGACGCTCGTCAGCCACGACTCCTTCAACGCCTCGCCGGCCGTGCTCAAGCAGTTCACCGAGCAGACCGGGTACACGGTCAAGGTGCTGAAGAGCGGAGACGCCGTCGAGGCGCTGAACAAGGAGATCCTCACCAAGGGCTCCCCGCAGGGCGACGTGTTCTTCGGCGTCGACAACACCACGCTCTCCCGGGCGCTCGACAACGACCTGTTCACCCCGTACGAGGCCAAGGGCCTGGAGCGGGTCCCCGAGGCCGTCCGGCTCGACAAGGACAAGCACCGGGTCACGCCGGTCGACAGCGGCGACATCTGCGTCAACTACGACAAGAAGTACTTCGCCGACAAGAAGCTCGCCCCGCCGCAGACCTTCGACGACCTCGCCGACCCCGCGTACCGGAACCTCCTCGTCGTCGAGAACGCCGAGCGGTCCTCGCCGGGCCTCGGCTTCCTCCTCGGTACCGCCGCCGCGTACGGGGACAAGGGCTGGCAGGACTACTGGAAGAAGCTGCGGGCGAACGGCGTGAAGGTCGTCGACAGCTGGGAGATCGCCTACAACCAGGAGTTCTCCGGTTCCGCCGGTGGCCGGGCGGCCAAGGGCGACCGGCCGCTCGTCGTCTCGTACGCCTCCAGCCCCCCGGTTGAGGTGCTGTACGCCAAGCCGCAGCCGAAGGTGGCGCCGACCGGCGTCTCCACCGGCACGTGCTTCCGCCAGACCGAGGCCGCGGGCCTGCTCAAGGGCGCGCGGAACGAGGCCGGCGGCAAGGCCCTGCTGGACTTCCTGATCAGCCGGCCGTTCCAGGAGGACATGCCGCTCAACATGTTCGTGAACCCGGTGGCCGAGGACGCGAAGCTGCCCCCGCTGTTCACCGAGTTCGGTGAGGTGATCGCCGAGCCGCGGACGCTGGCCCCGGAGAAGATCGCCGAGAACCGCGACCAGTGGATCCAGTCGTGGTCGTCGCTCGTCCTGAAGTGA